The Lewinellaceae bacterium DNA window CCCCGTAATTCCAGGCCGCGGCTCCAGACCCGGGTTAAGTTCTGAGGAGACCAGATGAATTGCCCGGGTAGCGGACTCCAGAGGATCCAGTTCCTGATCTGGCGGGTATAGGCAGTAACGCTGCTGCTCCATTGGAGACAGGCATTTTTATTTTTCAGGCTTAGGGAAAGCTCCTGACCCCACCCGGACTCGGGCAGGAGGTCCGGATTACCTCCCGGCTGCCAATACAGATCATTTAATGTGGGCAAACGGTAGTTTCTGGCACCCTGCCAGTAAACCTGTACACTTTCACGGGGTCGCCAGTGAAAAGCCAGTGAAGGGGTGGTGGCAATAAGCCGGCCATCCACCAGCTCTTCGCGAAGGAGTCCCTGTGCCTCAAAATCACGAATCCGGTACCGGTATCCGATGAAAGGTGACAACCTCCATTGGTGCTTTGGTTTACCATAGACATTGGCTAGCGCCTGCTGCCAGGTTTCTGTTATTCCTGTTTCAATGCGCTGGCTGGGATCGAGGTGCCATTGCCAGGTTCCTTCACCAAGAATAGTCCAAAAGTGACTGTCACTGAACTCGCTGGCACGCGGATCGTCGTAGTTCAGGGACTCACGGTAGACACCGGCGCGTGCGTGCCATGCCATTTTACTGCTCCATTTCGTCCAATGGACTGCCGTCCGCAGGGCCTGATCCTGCTGCTTTGCCTCACTGGTAGATTGTTGTGTGGTGGGCGGAATTTCCCGGTCGGCCTGCTGGTACCAGGCATAGACGGATAACAGTTGTTGGTTTTTCAGCTGAAAATGGCCTTCCTGATAAGCCCCTGATTGCCGGGTAAATGCATGTTCCAGGGTTCTTGATGGCAGATCCGGCCGGATCCGGTACGGGAAGTTATTATTGGCTTGTTGCCAGTAGATGCGGGTGCGCCCCAGCCATTGCTGTGATCCGTAGCCTGAAGTTACATTTCCCTGCCAGGAGCCAAAGCTGCCCTGTTCGAGGTTTAGATGAAGGCTGTGGTCTTCGAAATCGGGTACGTTATTGACCTGGACAACGCCACTCACGGCTCCGGAGCCCCATCCGGCGGAATTGCCTCCGTACTGGATGCGGATCTCGTCGGAAAAGGCCAGTGGGAGCAATGAAAAATCCATTTGGCCCAACATGGGTTGTTCCAGTGGGAGACCATTCCACAAGACACGGGTATGGCCGGCACTGCCTCCCCGGATGGAAGTGGTGGCGGTATTCCCGGTTCCATAATTTTTAACATACACTCCTCCCTGTTCTGTAAGAAAATCACTCAATGCGCGATGGGTAGTCCCGGTCAGACGGCGTAAATTCCAAACTTCCTGATGAGATCCCGGCAAGCCATCACGGAGGGACGTACTCACGATCACCGCCTCGGGCAGCTGTTGGATGGTATCCGCCGGAGACAGTTGCTGTGCAGGGGATTCCTGCATCAGGGTTAACATCAGAATAAGAGCGATCCACCTGGTCATCCAGCAGATTGTTAGTTCCTTGCGACGTATCTGAGGAAGGCAGGGAATGGAGTTGTCGGAAGAAGTCAGGACTTGAATACCTGGTTAACCGATGGATTCCCGGCTTTTCCTCCGAAAGCCTAATGAATTAATAGATCATATTGGCAGGTCTTCTGGCTCGTTCCACCTCCGGCACCTTCCCATTCCGCTTAGATGTGGAACAGTGGTCTGATTGCCGTCGGCAATGAAGGAACTTACAGCAGCGGGGACTGCTCCGGATTTTCACCGGATTCCCTTTTCAGGCTCACCACGGATATGTGGTGATGCCACCAATGAGCATGCAAAATAAGTCTGCGTGCACATATGTGCATCCCGCATGAGACACATTAACATTTATAATTATCCGGACGATCTCAATTACCGGGAATTGGCCACCAGAAATCCCAGGACATAAACCAGGGGAGCATTCCAGTTGATGCATATTTCATTTGATGCATAACTGGGCTGCTGGTCCACATAACATTGCATGGGCGCCGCCTTAGCCGGATAGACGGCTCCACTGCGGGTATCCTGGAGAAACTGGTTGGGTCCGCCGGCGAGCAAACCGGGTACCGGATCGATAACGGCATCGGCTCCACTCTGACGGTGATGGATATGCATGGGCGGCTTGGTTCCGGATCCCGTAAGGAATGAATAACCTGTAGCATTCTTTCCAAAGATGTAATCGTTAATCTCAATGACTCCATTGAGATAGGCCTTATTTTTGGTCAGCCGGTATGCTTCCGCCAGAATCATGGCTGCATCCAATTCATCACTGTTGGAGCCCCAGTGAAATGTACTCAGTGGCTGGCGGTAATCCAGTGTGTCCATGGAGTGCAGCAGCTCGTCAGCCTTTGCAGTAAGAGCGTTTTGCATCCTGCTTGCCATATCCGCAGGTAATCCCTGGCTGTTACGCAGGAGACTGAAGGTGCCCAGGTCGCCCTGAAACCATTGCCAGTTGGCGCCATAGCGGTAGGTAATTGGATTTTTACGGGTACTGATAACCTCAAGATACAAAGGATCACGGGTAGCTAACCACAATTCAGCAGCAGCCCAGTAACGTTCGTCGGCAAAGTCGCGGTCACCGTATTCCCCGGTGGAGACATCGGCCGGGTTTCGAAATACAACATCCGGGTGCTTGTGATCCCATTCCCAAGCCTTTTTAGCCACTGCCAGACATTGATTGGCAAATGCAGGATCGACACTCAGGTAGATGCGGTAAGCCTGAGCCATGCATGCAGCAAAATTTAAGGTTGCACCGGTTCCTTTGCCTACGACATACCGTTGACTGATAGCTTTGTCGGGCATGACAAATCCTTCGAATCGTTTCGTCGTAATTTTGTGAAAACAGCCTCCGTCGGTATCCTGCATGGTGCTTAGCCAATCAAGCTCGTACCGCAATTCATCGAGCAGATCGTTTCTGTTATTTTGTGACTCCGGAATGTCCAGGGTGCCATCTGCCAGCAGATCCGGGTATTCTTCAGCGAGCGCGAGCATAATGCCTGCAGAGAAGGCACCATTAAGGGTGTATTTATTGTAGTCGCCGGCATCATACCAGCCGCCGGGTGATGCATATTGACCGTCCGCATGGCCAGAAGAGGGATCAAATATCAATGTTGTGTCCGGATGCGCCGCGCGTCGTGACCATTTGCCGGCATGACTGGCTGCCAATGGGGTAGACATCCGAAGGTAGTAAAAACCTTTGGTTGCTGCTTTCAGGGCAGGATCAAATACGCTTTGTGCGATCTGGAAAACAGGTGAATAACCCAGCCCTTCCACAAAGAGCCGGAAAGAGCCGGTAGTGGTAAATGCGGAAAAATCGGCATAGCTCAGCACTTCTCCGGACAACCCGCTCATAGGCCCTGGCGAAAGAGTGCCTGAAAAGACCTCTTTGTCCTGGTCATCTCTTAACGAGAATTTCTCCCCGGCCTTTGCAGTGACAACGGCGCGCTTCACATTTTCAGGTAAGTAGCCGATCTGATTCAGACGATACGGATCATTAAGTTGTTCGTTTTGAGCTGTTGTACAGAACGGCTGAAGCGCCAGAATTAGGAAGGTTAGTTGGAGATAACTTTTCATGATCACTCGCATGTGTTTATCCGGAGATAGCTCGGGTATGAACTGAAAGTTATGCAAATCATCTGGAAATACCCCTTTCTGATCAACCGACCTCCGGAATCTGGTGTTAATTGAAAAAAACATGTCCCTACAGACACCACGAGACTGGGAAGGTATGGCTGCAATCGCCCGCATTGTAGCGGATACCCTGCAGCAGATGAAAGCCCTGGCGAAGCCCGGGATGAGTACCAAGGAATTGGATGATTTGGGTTCCCGTCTGCTTAAAGATCAGGGGGCAAGATCTGCCCCCACCAAAGATTATCACTTTCCCGGAGCCACCTGTATCAGTGTGAATCATCAGGTCGCACACGGAATACCTTCTTCGGCAGTGATCCTGCAGGAAGGTGATTTGATTAACATCGACGTATCGGCCGAAAAGGATGGTTATTACGGGGACAATGGGGCATCATTCATTTTGGGTGTTGATCATAAGGGGTTATCCCCACTGGTTGCCGCATCGCAGACCATCCTGATGGGCGCCATCTACCGGATCCGTGCCGGGCAGAAAATCTCGGAAACCGGAAAGTACATCGAACAGCAGGCCCGTAAAATGGGGTTTGCCACCATCTGCAACCTTACGGGCCATGGGATCGGCCGTAAACTGCACGAAGAGCCTCGCGAGATCCCCAATTATTTTGACCGCTTTAACCGTCAGCGCTTTAAGAAAAACACCACAGTGGCCATCGAAACGTTCATATCAACCAAGGCAAAGGTCGTGGAGGAGTTACATGACGGCTGGACGTTGGCTACCATGGACGGCAGCTATGTTGCCCAGCACGAACATACCATTGTGGTGACCGATGGAGCTCCGGTCATTTTAACCCTGAATAATGGAATCGCATGATCACGCACAGTTTTCACCACGCACTACGCATTATTGAAGAACTGGATCGTAACCGTCAGGTATTCCGTAACTTGTTGAGTGGTGTACCGCATGAGATGCAGACCTGGCGTCCGGGGCCTGATAAGTGGAACTTGCTGGAGATCATCTGTCATTTGCGCGATGAGGAAAAGGAAGATTTCCGCATCCGTGTACAGATGGTACTGGAAGATCCCGATCAAACCTTGCCTGCAATCGATCCGGTAGGTTGGGTTCAATCCCGGCATTATGGGGACCAGGACTTTGAG harbors:
- a CDS encoding TonB-dependent receptor plug domain-containing protein produces the protein MTRWIALILMLTLMQESPAQQLSPADTIQQLPEAVIVSTSLRDGLPGSHQEVWNLRRLTGTTHRALSDFLTEQGGVYVKNYGTGNTATTSIRGGSAGHTRVLWNGLPLEQPMLGQMDFSLLPLAFSDEIRIQYGGNSAGWGSGAVSGVVQVNNVPDFEDHSLHLNLEQGSFGSWQGNVTSGYGSQQWLGRTRIYWQQANNNFPYRIRPDLPSRTLEHAFTRQSGAYQEGHFQLKNQQLLSVYAWYQQADREIPPTTQQSTSEAKQQDQALRTAVHWTKWSSKMAWHARAGVYRESLNYDDPRASEFSDSHFWTILGEGTWQWHLDPSQRIETGITETWQQALANVYGKPKHQWRLSPFIGYRYRIRDFEAQGLLREELVDGRLIATTPSLAFHWRPRESVQVYWQGARNYRLPTLNDLYWQPGGNPDLLPESGWGQELSLSLKNKNACLQWSSSVTAYTRQIRNWILWSPLPGQFIWSPQNLTRVWSRGLELRGKITRNHPHIRWTVEAGYDLVHSTNQVAQTKPLLPVGSQLVYVPRHQAFASFQGQWRNLEVQYRQHYTSQVSTLNAGELSGYSLGNLLLDYRLKTGSTQITSFLRVNNLWNVTYRSVEYRPMPGRNYALGIHLELNSKKIE
- a CDS encoding glycoside hydrolase family 9 protein, producing the protein MKSYLQLTFLILALQPFCTTAQNEQLNDPYRLNQIGYLPENVKRAVVTAKAGEKFSLRDDQDKEVFSGTLSPGPMSGLSGEVLSYADFSAFTTTGSFRLFVEGLGYSPVFQIAQSVFDPALKAATKGFYYLRMSTPLAASHAGKWSRRAAHPDTTLIFDPSSGHADGQYASPGGWYDAGDYNKYTLNGAFSAGIMLALAEEYPDLLADGTLDIPESQNNRNDLLDELRYELDWLSTMQDTDGGCFHKITTKRFEGFVMPDKAISQRYVVGKGTGATLNFAACMAQAYRIYLSVDPAFANQCLAVAKKAWEWDHKHPDVVFRNPADVSTGEYGDRDFADERYWAAAELWLATRDPLYLEVISTRKNPITYRYGANWQWFQGDLGTFSLLRNSQGLPADMASRMQNALTAKADELLHSMDTLDYRQPLSTFHWGSNSDELDAAMILAEAYRLTKNKAYLNGVIEINDYIFGKNATGYSFLTGSGTKPPMHIHHRQSGADAVIDPVPGLLAGGPNQFLQDTRSGAVYPAKAAPMQCYVDQQPSYASNEICINWNAPLVYVLGFLVANSR
- the map gene encoding type I methionyl aminopeptidase, whose amino-acid sequence is MSLQTPRDWEGMAAIARIVADTLQQMKALAKPGMSTKELDDLGSRLLKDQGARSAPTKDYHFPGATCISVNHQVAHGIPSSAVILQEGDLINIDVSAEKDGYYGDNGASFILGVDHKGLSPLVAASQTILMGAIYRIRAGQKISETGKYIEQQARKMGFATICNLTGHGIGRKLHEEPREIPNYFDRFNRQRFKKNTTVAIETFISTKAKVVEELHDGWTLATMDGSYVAQHEHTIVVTDGAPVILTLNNGIA
- a CDS encoding DinB family protein, which produces MITHSFHHALRIIEELDRNRQVFRNLLSGVPHEMQTWRPGPDKWNLLEIICHLRDEEKEDFRIRVQMVLEDPDQTLPAIDPVGWVQSRHYGDQDFEVVLNSFLAERKRSVDWLQSLQDPPWHHEHVHPTAGIRSARLFFTNWLAHDYLHIRQITRLKYDYLHAMTGVALDYAGKWV